One Megalops cyprinoides isolate fMegCyp1 chromosome 23, fMegCyp1.pri, whole genome shotgun sequence genomic region harbors:
- the LOC118770641 gene encoding epiphycan-like produces MKMLVRVILGLFVLESAMGVPSRRARQVEFDTYDSENYDVDLDNLNLENQDIYDYDDGLTIDEPQIEIGTLAPMVDNYQAPAASLEEEEEEEVPLRTFEPIIIPSTNITGGSGVLMGPDTQGGLPTCLLCTCLGGSVYCDDVKLESVPPLPKDTTHFYGRYNKITKINKSDFANMNKLKRIDLTSNQIGEIDRDALVGLPALEELVLRENNVVQLPKLPAAMTLIDVSHNGLGSRSIQREAFKNMHNLLYLYLTDNNIDHIPVPLPHSLRSLHLQNNNIQVIHEDTFCSSKDINYVRNALEDIRLDGNPINLSKTPQAYICLPRMPIGNLI; encoded by the exons ATGAAGATGCTTGTGCGCGTCATACTGGGACTCTTCGTCCTCGAGTCGGCAATGGGCGTGCCCTCCAGACGCGCCCGGCAGGTGGAGTTTGACACATATGACTCAGAGAACTATGACGTGGACCTGGACAATCTGAACCTGGAGAACCAGGACATCTATGACTACGATGACGGACTGACCATCGACGAGCCTCAG ATAGAGATCGGCACGTTGGCCCCAATGGTGGACAACTACCAGGCCCCTGCCGCATccctggaggaagaggaggaggaggaggttccTCTGCGGACCTTCGAGCCCATCATCATCCCCAGCACCAACATCACGGGGGGCTCTGGAGTCCTGATGGGCCCCGACACTCAGGGGG GTCTGCCCACCTGCCTGCTCTGTACCTGCCTGGGGGGCTCCGTCTACTGCGACGACGTGAAGCTGGAGAGCGTCCCGCCCCTGCCCAAGGACACCACTCACTTCTACGGCCGCTACAACAAGATCACCAAGATCAACAAGTCTGACTTCGCTAACATGA ACAAGCTGAAGAGGATTGACCTGACCAGCAACCAGATCGGGGAGATCGACAGGGACGCCCTCGTCGGCCTGCCCGCCTTGGAAGAGCTGGTCCTGAGGGAGAACAACGTCGTGCAGCTGCCGAAGCTGCCCGCAGCCATGACCCTCATCGACGTCAGCCACAACGGCCTGGGCAGCAGGAGTATCCAGAGGGAGGCCTTCAAG AATATGCACAACCTGCTGTACCTCTACCTGACCGATAATAACATCGACCACATTCCCGTGCCACTGCCCCACAGCCTGCGCTCACTCCACCTACAG AACAACAACATCCAGGTGATCCATGAGGACACTTTCTGCAGCTCGAAGGATATTAACTACGTCCGCAATGCCTTGGAGGACATTAGACTGGACGGCAACCCAATCAACCTGAGCAAGACCCCACAGGCCTACATCTGCCTGCCCCGAATGCCCATTGGGaacctcatttaa
- the kera gene encoding keratocan: MEVFLVLSALLLASSVSSQDVPYENTLAQLQACPKECRCAPSFPHAVYCDNRGLKRIPAIPPYTWYLYLQNNLIDVLSEEALRNATQLRWLNVNRNKITSEGVEEGALRAMSSLIHLHMEDNLLTAVPTPLPASLEQLRLARNKISKIPSGAFSGMGRLALLDLQGNKLGDEAVNEQSLKGLTALVQLNLAKNSLKTMPVGLPATTTQLFLDSNAIEKIPEGYFKSLPKVAFIRLNYNKLENGGLPKNVFNLTGILDLQLSHNQLTEVPNVPPSLEHLHLDHNKIKSVNASDICPVPISEFDERPNETGPRLRYLRLDGNEIKPPISRDLMVCFRLLRAVVI; this comes from the exons ATGGAGGTATTCCtggtcctctctgctctgctgctggcCAGCTCCGTCAGCTCCCAGGACGTCCCATACGAGAACACCCTGGCTCAGCTCCAGGCGTGCCCCAAGGAGTGCCGCTGCGCCCCCAGCTTCCCCCACGCCGTGTACTGCGACAACAGGGGCCTGAAACGCATCCCCGCAATCCCGCCGTACACCTGGTACCTTTACCTCCAGAACAACTTGATCGATGTGCTCTCCGAGGAGGCCCTGCGGAACGCCACCCAGCTCAGGTGGCTGAACGTCAACCGGAACAAAATCACCAGTGAGGGCGTGGAGGAAGGAGCACTGCGGGCAATGTCCAGCCTCATCCACCTCCACATGGAGGACAACCTGCTGACCGCCGTGCCCACCCCACTCCCTGCCTCCCTAGAGCAGCTCCGGCTAGCCAGGAACAAGATCTCCAAAATCCCCTCAGGGGCCTTCTCTGGGATGGGCCGCCTGGCCCTGCTGGACCTGCAGGGGAACAAGCTAGGCGACGAGGCTGTGAACGAGCAGAGCCTGAAGGGCCTGACCGCGCTGGTCCAGCTCAACCTGGCCAAGAACAGCCTGAAGACCATGCCTGTGGGCCTGCCCGCCACCACCACCCAGCTCTTCCTGGACAGCAACGCCATCGAGAAGATCCCCGAGGGCTACTTCAAGAGCCTGCCCAAGGTGGCCTTCATCCGCCTCAACTACAACAAGCTAGAGAACGGGGGCCTCCCCAAGAACGTCTTCAACCTCACCGGCATCCTGGACCTGCAGCTGTCCCACAACCAGCTGACGGAGGTTCCCAACGTCCCCCCGAGCCTGGAGCACCTCCACCTGGAccacaacaaaatcaaaa GTGTGAATGCAAGCGACATCTGCCCTGTGCCCATCAGTGAGTTTGACGAACGCCCCAACGAGACCGGGCCCCGACTACGCTACCTTCGCCTCGACGGCAACGAGATCAAGCCTCCCATCTCCAGGGACCTCATGGTCTGCTTCCGGCTCCTCAGAGCAGTTGTGATATAA